In Pongo pygmaeus isolate AG05252 chromosome 19, NHGRI_mPonPyg2-v2.0_pri, whole genome shotgun sequence, the genomic stretch ATTGAAGACTCCTGGTCCCCCACCTGGGGACCTCTCCTGCCTTCTGCAGTCAAGCTTGGGCCTTGGACAGGTGGTACTGGTTGCCCTGGACAGGAAGGAAATGCCCCAAAGATGTGCATGCTATGTGTTTGTACACACGGGTGCTGGTCTTGTTTGAGTGTCTGACCCCTGCTGGGGGTGGGTTTGTGTGTATGAATTTTTCCCTCATCCACACATGGGGCTACTTCTGTGTCTGTGCAGAAGTGTGCCCCACCCTCTGCTTCATGCCCTTGTCTGCGCACAAATGTGTTTGGATGTACTTGTTCATGCATGGATGTGCATACATGCGTCGGGGATGTACACATCCCTGCCCTGAATGTGCACGTGGAAATGCATTTGTACCAGGATGCCTGACCCTATGATGGCAGGTGTACCTGAAGGTCGTCCCACTTGGGAGGCAGTGTAgctgtgtgcatgcatgcttgCATTCTTGTGTCCATGAGCCTTCCCCTCCAGCCTCAAGGAAGGAAGACCGGTAGGATCTAGGTTGGGAGGTGTCTGTGGGCACTGGGGGTGGGCTGGCGCTGACTCCAGTCCTGGGCTGGTTCTCACCTGGGCAGAGCTCCCTGCTGTTGGCGGGGCTCAGGCTGGAAGGCTCTTGGGGGAGCGCGGCTGGGGGGTAAGGGGTTAAGCGGTGGCGTCCACATCTGGGAGCCATTGGCGCATTCCTGCCGGCTGAGCGCATGTTTGCGGATGAATCTGGACAGGACAGGGCGGGAGGGGCTGGGCGGGAGGTTCGCACCGGCGGACGGAAATCCAGACGGGAGCGGGAGACAGCTCCGGCCCAGCGGGCGGGAAGGGGCCTGGGGAAGCGCGGCCCAGCACTGCTGGGGCAGTTTCCCGTGCGCCGGCCCTCAGAGCAAAGCGTCCCGCCATCCTGGCTTGTCCTACCTTACCATGGCTCTTGGGCTAAAGTCAGGGACAATCAGATACTTCAGTTCTAGACCCGGCTCTGCAACCGGTGCGACCGTGCACAAAACCCAGTGCCTGCTCTTGGACTCTCTTTCCTCGTCTGTAAAGCGGGGTCCGTCGGACCAGTGGGTCTGAGAGCTCTGCCACCCGGTCACGCTGAGATTCTCCTCACTGGGCTGGAGGCCTGGGAGTGCAGCACTTCCCCTTCCAGTGGGAAGTTCTGTGGGGGCACTTGTGGCCACTTCTCTGCCTGGGAACAGGGCGAGAGGGGAGTATTCTAAGCAATTCTGCTTCCCCCTAAGCCCGCCAGTGGACTGCTAGCGATGGGGACAGGATCCTCCCAAACAGAGAAGCAGGCTGGGAGGGGGGTCATGACTGTATTGGGGACTGGGGGTCTCTCAGATGGAGGGTGATTTAGATCCTGTCCAGCTGGAACATGAACAAGAGCTTTCCTGGCTTCTCCAGACTTGTTCGAGAGAGAGAAGCTTGAGTCGTTGTCTTTGAGCACGAAAGGGTGCTCCTGGGCGCCCCTACTGGAAGATCCAAAAGTCTTGCCCTTTGAGGAGGAAAGTACTTTAAGGGGGCTGGGAGGGTTGGGTTGAGCCAGAGTTCCTAGGACCTACTGGAGCTGGAGAGGTGTTTGGGGAAAGAAGAGATATACTTGCGGGAGATCtactcctggacttttttttttttttttttttttttccccttgcagCTGAGATAATTAAGATCCAGGGAAGGGAAGTGACTtggtcaaggtcacacagctctcaGTTCCAGCTGGTCCCTAGAAGAGGATTATAATTATAGGATTCAGGGGCTTGACAGCTAGGGCAGGAGTCACCGCACTCACTTCCATATTATGCCGCCGCCTCACTTCTCAGGTttaggtgtgggtgtgtgtgtggttgagGGGAAAGGAGTGTAGGATACCACACGCTGCGGTCTTCTCCACCGAGCGCTATTTTCATTCTTTCCGCAGAACCTCACCCCCTTCTTGCTCTGAATCTTCGgttctgggtctgagggagggaTTCTCCCAGATTCCCACGGTCCAGTCTTCAACTAGGAGCGGCTCCTTTAAGACTCGCCCTTCCCGGGGTCTATTAAGGAGAGGCGGGGGCGGGCGTGATCCTGTAGATCCGCCCCTGACTGGTGATTGGTCGGTGGGCGGGCAGGGCGGGCCTGAGGGACAGGGCCTCCCCCCACCTCTGCTCCGTACCCTCCGCCCCTTCAGTCTGGGGCTCCGGGTAAAGTTTCAGCCTCCGCACGTGACTCGCTATGGCCGCTGCCGTCGCCCCGCGCCCCTGAGCCGCGGCCCCCCGGACGGCTCCTCTCCCGGGACCCCGCACCCTGATGCCGAGCAGCACCAGGGCGCCGGGTTAGGGCAGACGCTGTGCTCGCGGGCACCCTGAACGGGTTGCGTCCCCCGCTGCGAGGTAATTCCTCCCCCGGGGATTTTGGGGAGCCCCTGGTTCCTGCAGGCGTCGGGGCCCCATGTCCTGCCCCAGATTGGCGCTGCGGGAGGGGACTGGGTACCAGGAGGCTTCCGACGGGAACCCGGGGTTTCCTGGGCTTCCCATCTCGCTGCCGCCGTGTCCAGGGTGGGGGAGCCCCGTCTGTGAGTCTGCCTGCGCCGTGTCTTCGCGCGCAGCCTTGAGGCGTCTGGGGCCGTCTGCTGCGCGTGTCCCCCGCGCTCGAGCTGTTGCAGAACCGCCGCTGGgaacttctgttctttttctctttaataacaagcaaaacaaaaagacttGAATTCAAACCTGTTTGGGGAGAGATCGGATGCTCAACGGACTAGCcccctctctttttccctcctgtTATCTGAGCTGCCCTGTGGTTTGGGGAGAATCAGCCAGGGGGCCCACTCCCACCAGAGGGAGCCGGCCGGGGGCGGGGCCCGTTCAGCTGGTGTCCCCCGTGGAATTAGGGGAACCGTCAGAATTGGGTGCGGGAGCCAATGCAGTATGTGTGTAGGGGTGTTCCTGGGTCTTGTGCCACCATGGGGTGTGGGAACTTTTTGGGGTGAGGGGAAGACGGAATAGACTGACTTGTCGACTTTGCTCTGCTGAGGGTGTCTGGGACCTGGTGCCACCCACGAGGCTTGGAAGCTGCTggccagatgtgtgtgtgtgagcctgttgtggggttggggggacgGCTGGGAAATGAGCTTGGCTATGTCCCCTCGTCTCCTCTCTGGGCACTGCCCTATTGTCAGGCTGCTCCTTGCGAAAGGAAAGACAGGCCTCCAGTGTGCTAGGGTGGGGATGGGGACCAACTAACccggaaaccagacagaagagcTCCCCAGCCTTGGAGATGTTTCCGCACCCTCCATCCTGTCTTGGATCAGATGCCCAGTGTGATGGCCTGGAAGGGTACCTCCTGCCCCCTCTGGCTCTGTCTTCTGTAACCAGGTTGCCTTCTGTCTGATGgctgtgtgcacatatgtgtatgtagatATTCTTGGAAAGGATTGTTTCTGAGAACACCCCCCGACCTCGCCACCCCCTGCTGCTTACCCCAAGGATCACTTCTGCCCCTGACACTCCCCCTCCTCAGTTTCCTGGCCAGGACATTCTGGGATGTCTCTTATACCCTTCCCTGGTTGCAGTCTTCATAGGGCAAGATTGTTTTGGGGGAAGTGGTTCTGCAAGGACCTTCCAGGTCTTCCTAGGAAATTGGACCTCAGGCCCCAAACTCTCCTACAGGGCTCTATGAAGAGGCTGTGCCGGGGAAGCCCCAGGTTGGAGTGGGGGTGGCTTGGAGCCTTGGGGCTTCCCCTggagggggcgggggggcgggtggagatgaggctgggggaaggaacaagagaaaaaatattt encodes the following:
- the LOC134738743 gene encoding uncharacterized protein LOC134738743 isoform X2, whose protein sequence is METACPQVTLWGEGTARGPSPGVPHSCPVLSLQVHLRHLLASREKEQKFPAAVLQQLERGGHAQQTAPDASRLRAKTRRRQTHRRGSPTLDTAAARWEAQETPGSRRKPPGTQSPPAAPIWGRTWGPDACRNQGLPKIPGGGITSQRGTQPVQGAREHSVCPNPAPWCCSASGCGVPGEEPSGGPRLRGAGRRQRP
- the LOC134738743 gene encoding uncharacterized protein LOC134738743 isoform X1; protein product: METACPQVTLWGEGTARGPSPGVPHSCPVLSLQVHLRHLLASRQAREKEQKFPAAVLQQLERGGHAQQTAPDASRLRAKTRRRQTHRRGSPTLDTAAARWEAQETPGSRRKPPGTQSPPAAPIWGRTWGPDACRNQGLPKIPGGGITSQRGTQPVQGAREHSVCPNPAPWCCSASGCGVPGEEPSGGPRLRGAGRRQRP